A window of Cervus elaphus chromosome 23, mCerEla1.1, whole genome shotgun sequence genomic DNA:
CCACACAACCTTCCTCAGTGGCCTCGGCCCTCGGCCCTCCCCGCCTACTCGGCCACCACAGTCCGCGGCGGGGACAGCCCTCCGAGCCTGCTTTACCTCCAGTATCCACGTTCACACCTCAACCGTCCCGCTGCCACCACAAACACTCCCGCACAGTGTCAGTGCCCTCCTGTTTGACGAGACAGGGCGACACGTTCAGGGCCCGCTCCGGCCCCGCCCCTCGCGCGCCACACGGGCGGTGGGCGCACTCACCCCTCTCGTCGGACTGCAGCTGCGCCTCCAGGTCCTCAGGGGACACATAGAACTCGGTCTCTTCACCCTCCGGCGCCTTGGGCTTGCACTTGCCACAGCAGCAGTtgaagcagcagcagaggcagcagcagcagtagcagcaggtgAGGAGCCCACAGAAGATGAAcagggcctggggggagggggacagggcTGTTAGGAAGCCGGGGCCtggccctcacccccacccaccccagctaTAGAGGGGTCCTCAACCAACAGTGGGTTCTTCCCCAGATCAAGAAGAATAAAGAACATTAAGACaggaaaggcagaaaaaagaCCAGCTGCATAAGGAAGAGTAAATTCTGAagggggggaggtgggaagggggactGGCAGCTGCCAGATTGGCTTCCAACAGCGCAGTGCCCAGCAGTGAGCCACGTTCTCGGGCCTTACACGGCAGATGCTTTGAATAAAATCAGGAAGCCAAGTAATGTTAACAGATAAAACAATACTATCTTTTCAAGTTTCTCAAGCTAGACATTTCAAACACATCTTCTCAATCACAAAAACAAATCTCTCCACATTGTGATGACAAAAGTTTGTTTCCTGTTTCTATTACAGCAACTCATAAAAGAAAATGCTGTGGATGCCACCCCTCAGCACAGGCCCTGCTCTGTGCATACAGGTCAGCTGCAGGCAGGCCACGAGGCCTGCGAAAGCTGCTGGGATGTGACCTTTGCCTGTATACACAGGGATGAGGAGCCTGCCACATGCCTAGACCCACCCTCCAGGATGCGAGTGTGGGAATCGCAGCCTCACCTTGGCCCACCAGCTGGAGAGCACAAAGTAGGTGTTCACGTTCTCCTCCCCGAACTGCTCGGCCACGTAGAGCCCCAGTGAGCCGTACTTGTCGTAGATGTTTCTTTTCGTGGCGTCCGTCAAGATGGCGTGGGCGTTGTTGATCTCCTTAAACTTGTCCGCAGCCTCCGGGTTATCAGGGTTCTTGTCAGGGTGGTATTTCAAGGCCAGCTTCCTGCAAACCAAAACCATCTGCTGGTCATGCATTTTGTATTCACCCACTGGACGGAGGGCTAGCAGAGACACATCTACCCGTCACTAGCTCCCTTTATTTCCACAGAACTCAAGAACGCCAGGGTCAACAGAAATTTCTGCAATTGTCCAGAGCCATCCACATAGAGGCAGGTGCCCTGTGGGAGCCGACCTGCAAGCAGCTGGCCTGAGCGGGCCTGCTCTGATCTCCCCCAGGAGCTGCCAACCCCGCTGCTGCCCTCTAGTGTCCCGGACGCTCATCGAACATCTGTCAAATGGAGGCAAGGGCAGGGACAGGGAGCAAAGGCTTTTTAAATGTGTCTGATAAAGAGATAAGGGAGACCATAAAGGACTGTGTCAGGTGGTTGCATCAATGACAGTGTCTTAGAGACACTGcacaggatgggggtggggcaagCTCAGAGGGAaggctcccccttccccaggGTGTGGAGAATAACCCACAGTCACAGCTCAGCACACTCGACCTGCCCGCCAGGTCTCTGCTCCAGGGCAGGGAGTTCAAATGACTCGCAAGGAgctctttagttttgttttttttaatttatttatgtaaggggctgtggtttttccttttttttttaatacaggggGCTGTTTTCTGTTGCCCAGAAAGCATTAAGGTAACACTCATGAGATGCAAGAGAACTGCTACTGTGACCCTGCAAGTAggccagggaagcagggagatgtAAGACAGCCATGCAGGAGCTGCTGGGGAGGAGGCCTCCTACCGGTAGGACTTCTTGATGTCATCCGAGGTTGCGTTCTTGTCCAGCCCCAGCACATGATACAGGGACTCCCCAGAGGTAGAGAGCGAGCGCTGTCTCTGGTCTGCCATGGCACGCTGTCTACAAGGAGAGCGCAGGGAAACAGCAGACAGCGCAGGTTAAAATCCCCAGTGCCGAGGGACAGGCTTGACTCTATTTTAGGCAAAAATTACAGCGCTTTGTGGGGTCacaacatacacaaacataaCACATTCGTCTACAGCAGAAAGAAGTGACGAGTGGTCCCACATTAGGGTAAAGGGCAGTTTCTGACTGCTACAATATTGTCACCCTAAGCAGGCTATTAAATTTAAGTGTGTTTACCACAATCCCTTGAGCAACCTCTAGGTAAAGACATAAGGGGGCCTAGCTAGAAAGctgcaagaaaaatgaaaaggaaactctACAGATGAAAACCTCCAGCAAAACGAAGACACTGTCAAATGGATAAAAATGCAAGAGACACACTTTAAAAACAGGGTCTcaaaatacataaggcaaattTTGACAAATAAGGGGAGAAGCAGACAATTTCACACTCACAAAAATCTTAACACCCCTTTCTCAGAAACTGACAGAACAGAAACAAATACAAAGTTAGGAAAAATGCCAACAATCTGAAGAACACTATCAACCAACATTACCCAATTACCTGTATGACACCCACATCCATAGAACTTACACTTTTACATGATGGGCCTTAAAACAAGCTTCCAAAAATCTAAATGGacagagggcttccttggtggctcagcagtaaagaatctgcctgctcatgcaggggacacagttcaatctctggtctgggaggatttcacatgctgtggagcaactaagcccatgcgccacgaCGGCTGAGCTGCAGcttagagcttgtgctctgctacaagagaagccactgcaataagaagcctgtgcaccgcaactagagagtagtctgtgtgcagcaacgaagacccagcacagtcaaaatttaaaaaaaaaaaaaattaaatggactGAAATCATATACAGTGTGTCCCCAACACGAACAGATTAGAGACCCAAAAGGGAAGTATCCAGGAAACCCTCGGTGTTTACTATTAAAACAATACACTTTGAAATAACATGCAGTTCAAAGAAAAGAGGACAGACATAATTTCTAAATTCATTACTGATGTTATAATCTCTGTGTGATTATAAGCTACTACTTAAAAATAAGTTGGTATATATAAATCATAGTTGCCAAAACTCAGAAGCAACTTCAGCTGGTGATGGAtaaaaaactgtggtacatccagatgGTGGAGTATTACTTAGCACTGACTGAAACGAGCTAccaaaccatgaaaagacacgGAGGAGCCTAAATGCGTTTAactcagtgaaagaagtcaatcagaaagagatacacacacactgtaGGATTCTACCACTCTAACACTCTGGAGAAGACAAACCTATGGAGACAGTAGAAAGACTGgtgtttgccaggggctgggggcagggacgATAAACAGTCAGAGCACAGAGGGTTTTGacagcagtgaaactattctgatACCACAATGCTACACACAAATCATCATACATTTGTCAGAACTGGAAGAATGTGCAACACCAAGAGTGAGCCCTGTTGTAAACTGTGGATTTGAGTTAATCTGTATCAATGTTAGACCATCACTCTAAACAATGTACCCCTCAATGCCAAAAAACTGGGACTGGGAGCAGGAAGTACAAGGCAACTCTCTGAACAGTCTACTCAATTTTtgtgtaaacctaaaactgcccCCAAACAGTTATACTGTCCTCAGAGACTGAAATTACAGCAAGCTATGACCACAAGGAGCACAGAAAGAACGCAGGCTCCGGAAATCACCATCTGAGCAGGGAAGCTGTCAACAAAGCAGAGGGCACAACTGCCTGTAACGGCTGGAGACCAGAGCACAGAGGAGGCACGATTCAAGGAGCATGAGGAGAGAACCAGCATATGGAAAATAGAAAACGGGAAACTCCATTTAATGGGAATTTGAAAGGCAAAGAATACAGCCAACTGAGAAAGAAATAGTCAACCGAAAACAAAATTAGTGCTGACAGAAAACACAAGTGTGCAAACTGCAGCCCTGCTGAGCAAGGTCAAACGTCCACATCCTGGGCACTGAGAACTTCCCCCCAAAAAACATGCTTCCAGTTCTAAGGAGAAAGGAGTCTTGTCCCAGGAGTCCATCATCAACAAGATGTAAatcagaaaaatgtttaaatgcaGGAGTTCGGGAAAAGCACAGCCTGTGTATCCTGAACGAACCAACGATCTGGACAGCATTTCAgcaaaatgaggaaggaaatcaagaaaaaggaaaaggaaaacatgtgGTAAGAAGAGTGGCGGCAGCTGCTTCAGAGAAGGGTCACTTCTGATCACAACCAGGACACAAGCACGCGAACTCCCTCCAGACTGGGTTCCTCAGGAGCCGGGCTCCCCCAGGCACAACGACAACTGTCAGAGGCACAGACAGAAGCACAGAGGTGAAGTCAGGACCCAAGCCAAACCAAAGGGCACAGAGAACGCTGTGATGTCGGTGTGTCACTGTCGAGCCTCACTGCCACCCCAGAGCTGATGGGCTCTGGAACCAGGGTAAGCCCAGTTCTAACAGCTTCCAGCTGTCGACGTGGCCAGGTCACTGCAGCACTCGGCGTTTACCTCCTCACCTAGAAAAAAGGACATACCTCCCCACTACCAGGGCAGGGCCTGCAGGGAGCTCAGGACCCTCAATGACGTTGATGACAGCATATTCTCGTCAAGTCTCCATTACTAACAATTTACTCTACAGCAGAAGTAACATGACTGTGTCAAGTTTATTTACTACTTTGCTAAGTAATTTTTTTGGTCCTGAGTAACTGTTCTAGAAAATACAACTTCGACAAATTACTTCTTATTATCAGTTACTCAGTTCCTATTGCATAACCCTTTTACAGCCTACCcacagaaaaatatcaataactgatACTTTTGTATCTGCTCCATAGAAGTTAACTATATCATCaactgtgttgttgttcagtcattaaatcgtgtccaactctgtgaccccatggactgcagcacaccaggattccctgtccttcaccatctcccggagtttgctaaaactcatgttcattgtattggtgatgccatccaaccatctcgtcctcagtcgcctccttctcttcctgcccttgatctttcccagcattagggtcttttccaatgagttggctgttcacatcaggtagccaaagtattgcagcttcagtttcagcatcagtcttcccaatgaatattcagggttgatttcttttaggattgactggtttgctctccctgctgtccaagggactctcaaaagtcttctccagcactgcaattggaaagcgtcaattcttcagtgctcagccttctttatggtccaactctcacatccatacataactattagaaaaaccatagctttgaccagacagatctttgttggcaaagtgatgtctctgcttttgaatatgccatctaggtttgtcacagcttttcttccaagaagcaagcatcttttaatttcatggttgcagtcaccattcacagtgattttggagcccaagaaaataaagtctgtcactgttttcatttttttccatttgccatgaagtgatgggaccggatgccatgatagttttttgagtgttgagttttaagaggtGCCAGCTACTTAATGTGACTGACAAGAACTCCCTGTGAAACTTTAGCTTCTAAgattccccagcaccacttatgcCTGAGACCTCCATGTTCCTGCACCAAGTGGCAGCATTTCCTGGTCTACGACAAAACCACCCCAAGGAAACACAACACACATGTGGATTAGTCAGGGTAAGCCAGTCTCTGTGGTTCATCACCTGCCTCTTCACACATACAGACCGACCACTGACTTTTAAAACCTTAGAATTAGATTTCTTAACTTCAATGAACTGCCAGCAACTATATCCAAATTTTAAAGGCCAATATTTGTTTAATAATAAATACACCTCTTGaaacccagccaaataaataattaaataaaaatattataaaaaaaaaaaaaccacatctcttcaaacccagggattaaaAACCAGGTTCCACGTTCTGAGTCCCTGGTACCCACAGCTTCCCCTCCCCAACCGGGAGCTGGAACCCCTGTGATGCTCGGCACCAGAGTGTGTTGGGGCAGGGCAGGACCTTCAGAGTAGACACTGGCACCACCAGGCAGGTTCTCCCCACAGAAGAGCAGGCTCATGCTCACACAGATCAAGACTGTTAGGAACCAAGAGCTTCCAAAAAAACGAGTTGGTGATAAAACCCAGCCAGTCAAGATGGGAAGCCAGGGGGACAGGTCTGCAGGCAAGTGACAAATGCACAGAAATGCAAGAACCCAACTGAGGAGCAGCAACAGGCCTACTGTGAACCTCCTGGACCGCATGGTGGGTGAGGATACAGTGCGGCAGCCCCATGGTTGCCCCTGGGTAAAGCTGAGGGAGCAGCAATTTCATTGGTATCACCTCCATCTCATTTGCCAAATTCAAGGAAAACTGGAACAAACACTTCTGCTTAAAAGACGATGTGAATATCTTCAGAATGTGTCTGGTGATCTGGTTGTTTCTCAGAAGCACCAGGGAGCAGAggttaaaatatttcttcctggACTTTCCCAGTGGGTACAATGtatgggaatccacctgccaatgcaggggacacaggtttaatccctgatccgGGCAGATTCTacatactgtggagcaactaaaccggTGAGCCGCAGCTATTGAGCCCTCACTCTAGAGACCAAGAGCCACAATGACTGAAGCCCGTGTgtctagagcctatgctctgatAAGAAGAGTAGCCCttgcgcaccacaactagaaaaagcccatgcacagccatgaagacccagcatagccaaaaataaaaagtaaataaatactttaaaaaataaaagacttcgTTGTCTACCACTATTCCCATACTATTGTTTTTTGAAATCATGTTCTTCTGTAGGCTTTTCTGCACTGCACGAACTTGAGGCGCCTGTCATGACTCACTTCCAGGACACACAACTTCCGCGTGCCGGGCTGACGTGCGCACTGAGCACTCAGCCTTCTCGGTCCTCAGGGCCTTCAGCCCTAGGGGTGTGGGCCTGTCTCTGTGTGCTAACAATAAGCAAGGCTCCAACAGTCCCTACAGTGCCCTTTCTGATCCGCGCTCAAGAGCAAGCTATCCATTTGGGGATGTGTTTTTGGCTGTGAGCCAATCAAAGGGCCGTAAATGAAGAATTCTGACAACCAGGGTCCAGTCAACGGCAAATCCTCCTAAGAACCCAAGAACGTCCTTGCATGGACTCCCTCCAACTCAATTTTGAATCATTAGAGTTGGCATCACAAACAATGAGAGTAAGGGACTGGACA
This region includes:
- the DNAJC5 gene encoding dnaJ homolog subfamily C member 5, translating into MADQRQRSLSTSGESLYHVLGLDKNATSDDIKKSYRKLALKYHPDKNPDNPEAADKFKEINNAHAILTDATKRNIYDKYGSLGLYVAEQFGEENVNTYFVLSSWWAKALFIFCGLLTCCYCCCCLCCCFNCCCGKCKPKAPEGEETEFYVSPEDLEAQLQSDEREAADTPIVIQPASATETTQLTADSHPSYHTDGFN